The sequence AGACCAAACAGCAATCCACTTGCAGCCCCAATTAATAAAAGTTTTGAAAAAGTGAACGCATACTCTCCCATGGCACCATCGCTTGCGCCATTTAAGGCGCTTGCAGTAAAGATAGTCACCAGAATGAGCGCCATGGGATCATTGGTCGCCGATTCAAACTCAAGTATCGTGCCGGTATTATGTTTTAGATTTATCCTTTTTGTCTCAAGTATGCCGAAAACAGCAGCTGCATCCGTCGATGAAACAATGGAGCCAAATAAAATCGCTGTAATCAGCGGCAAATCGGTAACCCAATACGTAAAATAGCCGAGTGAGAGCGCAGTGATTAACACGCCCACAGTGGACAGCAACAGGCCTTCTTTGTAAGCGCATTTTATGCTGGGATAAGACGTATTATACCCCCCCACAAAGATGATGATGTTCAGCGCCATGCTGCTGAGGAACTCGGTGAGTTCCGGATTATCATACACAGGCTCGCCCCAGGTGCCATCACCTAAAAACAGGCCAATCCCCATAAATATGATAAAGCTTGGAATGCCTAAATTTTTACTGGAGTTGTACAGCAAAATGCCTGCAACAATAAAAACTGAAAGAATAATTGCAATTAAATCTGTAGATACAGTCATCTGCATACCCCGTTATCCCTTGGTTAAACTCTAAATATCTGATGACTCTCTCAAAGCACGAAATCAACCTTTACTTGTTTTCAGTGCCGATGCTTTTATTCTTATTGTGCAAGACGCTGCCCTGGCAGGATGAGTGACTTGAAGCCATTAAGAATAGGGCTGAACAATCTATCGGCTGTGCCAATCCAGCCAAATATAAAGCCAAATGCTTATTGGTCTTCTTCCTTCAACTTAAACCCGCTGGTCAACTGCTGCTGGAGAGGCGCCGGCAAAGGCGCGTAATGGCTCAATTCAATAGCATAATGACCACGGCCGCTGGTCAGCGCGTTCAAACGGGATTGATAGTCGGGCAGCTCACTCAACGGAACTTTGCCGCTGATAAGCATTCTGCCTGGGCTATGAGAATCGGTACCGGTTATATGTCCGCGTTTGGCCGAAAGATCACCGGTTATGTCGCCCATGGCCGTTTCCGGAGCAATAATCTCAATATCAACCACCGGCTCCAGCACCAACGGCTTCGCCGCCCGGATGGCCTCAATTACAGCATTGCGCCCGGCGGTGACGAAAGCAATTTCTTTACTGTCCACAGCATGCGTTTTGCCGTCATAAACCGTTACCCGCAGGTCTATCACCGGAAAACCGGCCAACACACCCGCTTCTAATGCCTGACGCACACCTTTTTCCACAGCAGGCATAAATACACCGGGAATGGTGCCGCCTTTAACTTCATCCACAAAGTCAATGCCTTCACCCCGTTCCAATGGCTCAACGCGCAGAAATACTTCGCCGAATTGACCTGCCCCGCCGGTTTGCTTTTTGTGACGGTAATGGCCTTCAGCAGATTGGCTGATTGTCTCTCGATAAGGGATAACAGGCGGCTTGGTGTCGATTTCCAGCTTGTATTGGCTGGCCATTTTTTCCAGCTTGGCTTTGAGGTGGGCATCTCCCAAGCCCATTATCACCGTCTCATTGGTGGCAGGGCGGCGCTCCACGATAAACGTTGGGTCTTCTAACGCTAACTTATCAAGTATGTCGAACAATCGCTGTTCGTCACCTTTGCGCCGGGTTTCCACTGACAACCCGGTCATTGATTGTGGAAAACGCATGGGTTTGAGATGAATGTAATCTTCGTCGTGAGAGTCGTGCAATACCGCATCAAACATGATTTCATCCACTTTGACCACGGCGCCGATGTCGCCAGGAATCAAAGTGTCCACTTCTTGAAAATCCTTGCCTAGCAATTGATAAAGATGTGCGGCTTTAAAAGGGCGTTTACCATCGCCGACAAAAAGCTGCGCGTCCTGCTTCAATGTGCCTTGATGCATGCGGAAAATGCCAACTTTGCCCATGTAGGGGTCGCTGACAACCTTGAACACATGAGCCAACACATGCTTGTCTGCGTCGGGCAGGGCCTGAAAGGTTTCGATAGAACCGTCCGGCTGAATTTTATAGAACGGCGGAGGATTGCCTTCTGTGGGATTGGGGGCCAGATTGGCAATGACATGTAGCAACTCGTTAATCCCGGCTCCGGTCTTCGCAGAAGTGAATACAATGGGCGCAAAACCGGCACGCAACGCACTTTCAAAAGGAGAATGAATTTCACTGGATTCAGGTTCTTGCCCTTCTTCAAGATATTTTTCCAGCAACGTCATGTCTTCTTCGACGATACGCTCAATCAATTCACTATGCGCGTCAGCGACCGAGCCAAAATCGGCCACGCCTGAATCATGCGCCAGCACTTCGACAACCTCTTTTGCGCCGTGGGCGGGAAGATCTAACACCAAGCCGTTAAATCTTGTGCGAATTTCCGCCACCAAGCCGGGCAAATCGAGGTTATCGGCATCGATTTTGTTGATCACGATCATCGTGCAAAGCTTCCTTTCCCTGGCCCAGCGCAGCATGCGTTCGGTCATGAGTTCAATTCCGGTTTGAGCATTGACGACTACCAATACCGTTTCAACGGCTTCAAGGGCCGCAATGGCTTGTCCGGCAAAGTCAGGATATCCCGGGGTATCGAGCAAATGAACGAGGGCGTTTTCATATTCAAAATGAACGATGGCACTTTGCAACGAATGGCCGACAGATTTTTCCTGAGAATCAAAATCACAAACCGTATTGCCTTTTTCAACCATGCCTTTGTTTTTGATGGCTCCGGCACCAAAAAGCAGCGCTTCCGCCAAACTGGTTTTACCTGCCGCCCCATGGCCAACAAGAGCGATGGTTCGTATGGCTTTCGTCGTATAATGAGGCATGGCTCTGCTCCTTGTTCAATTGAATATAAGGGGATATTTTACGCGGTAGGCTTTATTTTTGCGTCAATTTGATGAAGTGTAGGACGCTTGATTTTACTTTCATCTTTTGCGGGCATTGCACAAAGAAATTACCACGGTACTCTGTAGCCATCATAAACACTCGCAATCAAAAAGATTTCTAGACCATGCTACCTACTCCGCCACGGCTTAATCCCAAAAAACTGCTGCTCAGTAAATGGACTGCCGCAAGCCCTAGAAACAAAGAAAAACATTTTATTGTCACCGAACTGATTGAGCCTGAACCGCCGGACATTAAGATCGAATTTGTTGAACTGGAAGCGGTCTATTCAGGGCGAAGTTTTATCTTACCCTGGCATGAATTGACCGACCCACGCCAATGGTTGCAAGGCTGGAAATGACTAATCTTCATCGGCTGGCGAAAGGGAGTATAAAGGCGGAAAAAAGTCATTACCCCTTTGCCAGACAACTTTAATTGCCGGCACCGCAATCTTTTTAAGCGTATCATTTTGAAACAAACTGCTCTGCTACAACTTTCCCATAGAACACCAAAAACAATCCATGAAAAAACTACTCAGTATTTTAACCGGTGTTTTCCTTGCCGGATGCAGTATCGTTGGCATTCGCTCTGCAAATGAGCCCGTCTACCAGGTGCTAAGGGACGAAGGTCAGATTCAGGTTAGGCAGTATCAGGCTCTGGTCGTAGCAGAAACGGAGATTGGGGCTGATTATAAAACCAGTAGCAGCGAGGGTTTTCAGCGTCTGGCCGGTTACATTTTTGGAAAAAACAAAACCCAGGAGAAACTGGCCATGACGGCCCCGGTTACGCAGGAAAAAGCGTCAACAACACTTGACATGACTGCGCCGGTAATTCAACAAAAATCAGCCGGAAAATGGCGAATGGCATTTGTACTACCGCAGGACTATACCCTTGAAAACGCGCCCATTCCGCTTGATCCGGCGGTTGTTGTTATAGAAATTCCTGCCAGAAAAGTCGCAGTATTAACGTATTCAGGCAGTTTGTCCGAACAAGGCATCATTGAAAACGCCACGGCATTGACAGAATGGGTATCCACACAGGCTTACAAAACCCTCTCTCAACCCCGTTCTGCGGCATACGACCCGCCCTGGACCTTGCCATTTATGAGAAGAAATGAAATCCATATAGACATTGAGTAAGGCAACAACTGTCCCGAAATAGAGGGGCTTGACCCCAGCATCCCTGCTGCCGAGATGCCCACAAAGCTTAAGACTCCCCTTTTTTATCCTTAAGCTGGGAATTGCTGCTACGTCCTTCCTGTTCCAGTCTTTTTTCTACGGCTAAGATATGCTGGGTCGTTTTTAACACCGAGTCGGGATTCAGGCTGATAGAGTCGATACCCAGTTCAACCAGATATTCAGCCATTTCGGGAAAATCCGAAGGTGCCTGGCCGCAAATCCCCGAGTGTCTGCCATTGCGGTGCGCCCCTTCCACAGCCATACGGATGATGGCTTTAACACCGGCATCCCTTTCGTCAAAGACATCGGCAACAATTTCCGAATCTCTGTCAACACCCAGGGTTAATTGGGTCAGATCATTTGAACCTATCGAGAAACCATCAAAATAGCGGGAAAATTCGTCGATCAGAATGACGTTATTGGGAATCTCGCACATGACGTAGATTTTTAAATCCTGCTCGCCTCGCTTCAAACCTTGCTCAGCCATAAATGCCAGCACCTTTTCAGCTTCATGAATTGTGCGGCAAAATGGAATCATCAGTATGACATTGATCAAACCCATGATTTCGCGTACCCGCTTCATTGCCCTGCATTCCAGCACAAAGGCTTCGGCATAATCCGGATGAGTGTATCGGGAAGCGCCTCTAAAGCCAATCATGGGGTTGGCTTCTTCGCGCTCAAACCAAGAGCCGCCCAAAAGCGTGGCATATTCATTGGTTTTAAAATCCGATAAACGCACCACCACCGGTTTTGGATAAAACGCAGCGGCTAGGGTGCCTACCCCTTCAGACAGCTTTTCAATAAAAAACTCTTCAGGTTTTACGTATTCTCGTGTCAATGCATCAATCCGGATTCTTTCATCGCTGTTTTGAATCCTTTCCGGATGCAATAGCGCTAGGGGGTGAGCTTTAATATATTCATTAATGATAAATTCCATTCTAGCCAGACCCACGCCATCGTTAGGTAACTGGTTGATCTTAAAAGCCAGTTCAGGATTACCCAGGTTCAGCATGATTTTGGTGTTTGGTTTTTCAAGCCGGGTCAGATCGGTGGTATCGACAGTGAATTTTAAAAGACCGGAATAGACTTTACCGGCATCGCCTTCTGCACATGACACTGTCACCTCGGTTTGCCTGGCCAATGCAGTGGTAGCATTATCGCAACCGATGACCGCGGGCACGCCAAGTTCTCTGGAAATTATCGCGGCATGACAGGTTCGCCCTCCCCGATTCGTAACAATAGCCGCAGCTGTCTTCATGACCGGCTCCCAATCCGGTGTGGTCATATCGGCCACCAGCACTTCACCGGGCTTGAATGACGGCAATTCATTGACATGATTAATAACATGCACCTTGCCCGATGCTATTTTGCTACCGACCGCATGCCCTGTTACGAGTAATTGGCCTGGCTTATCAAGCCGGTAGTTTTCAAGCACGGCAGCATTGCGCTGAGAAACGACGGTTTCGGGGCGCGCCTGAACAATATATAACTGACCGTCCATCCCGTCTTTGGCCCACTCGATATCCATAGGTTTGTGATGGCCTGCTTCGGTGCTGTAGTGGTTTTCAATTTTGATCGCATAATCTGCGAGTCTCAGAACTTCCTCATCTGAAATGCAGTAGCGCAAACGTTCCTCGGCAGCCGTCACAATATTGCGTATCGCTTCCCGGGTCCGACCTTCGCTGTACACCATCTTGATTTTCTTTGCACCCAGAACCCGCCTGAGCACACAGCGATAACCCTGTTTGAATGTGGGTTTGTGTACATAAAATTCATCAGGATCGACCGCACCTTGCACAACATTTTCACCCAATCCATAAGCACCGGTGATGAACACGACATCCTTGAAACCCGATTCGGTATCCAGGGTAAACATCACACCACTGGCCGCCAGATCAGAACGCACCATTTTCATGACACCAATAGAAAGTGAAACCTTGAAATGATCAAACCCCTGGTCGATTCGATAATGAATGGCTCTATCGGTAAACAGACTCGCAAAACAACGCTTGCAGGCATCCAATAAAGCCGGACCGCCGGCAATGTTTAAATAAGTATCCTGCTGGCCGGCAAAACTGGCAGTAGGCAAATCTTCTGCTGTTGCCGAACTGCGCACCGCAACTGTCAATGCTTCGTCATACTGGCTCTGCAGTTCCGCCAAGCCATTAAGAATTTCCTGTTCCAGATCTTCAGGTAAAGGCGCAGCATAAACAATTTCGCGGGCTTGCCGAGCGCGGCGGGCCAGATCATTCACATCATCAGGATTCAATGTATCAAGCACATCATGCAGCGCTTGCCATGCACCTGCTTTATTGAGCATGTAGCGGTATGCCTCTGCGGTAACGGCAAAACCGTTTGGCACTTTAACGCCCTCTGACCCCAGCGCTCTGTACATTTCTCCCAACGAAGCATTCTTGCCGCCTACTAACGGAATGTCTGACAGGTTTAATTCTTCGAACCAACGTAAATATTTATAGGACTTAGGCATACGCCCTCC comes from Methylicorpusculum oleiharenae and encodes:
- a CDS encoding potassium/proton antiporter codes for the protein MTVSTDLIAIILSVFIVAGILLYNSSKNLGIPSFIIFMGIGLFLGDGTWGEPVYDNPELTEFLSSMALNIIIFVGGYNTSYPSIKCAYKEGLLLSTVGVLITALSLGYFTYWVTDLPLITAILFGSIVSSTDAAAVFGILETKRINLKHNTGTILEFESATNDPMALILVTIFTASALNGASDGAMGEYAFTFSKLLLIGAASGLLFGLLTQWVLTKIEFHELGLVPIFMLAMFFIATYSSNLMGGNLLVASYIFGVIAGNTEHAAKLNSTYFNHSLSWLAQALMFLFLGLQIFTDQLGPVFVTTILPALFLILAARPLAVMVCYLPFRSAPWSKRLFVSTIGLKGATPIVFAFVPLLQGVPRANELFNMVFFVVLFSIAIQGTLLGPAAKWLQLQEK
- the fusA gene encoding elongation factor G yields the protein MPHYTTKAIRTIALVGHGAAGKTSLAEALLFGAGAIKNKGMVEKGNTVCDFDSQEKSVGHSLQSAIVHFEYENALVHLLDTPGYPDFAGQAIAALEAVETVLVVVNAQTGIELMTERMLRWARERKLCTMIVINKIDADNLDLPGLVAEIRTRFNGLVLDLPAHGAKEVVEVLAHDSGVADFGSVADAHSELIERIVEEDMTLLEKYLEEGQEPESSEIHSPFESALRAGFAPIVFTSAKTGAGINELLHVIANLAPNPTEGNPPPFYKIQPDGSIETFQALPDADKHVLAHVFKVVSDPYMGKVGIFRMHQGTLKQDAQLFVGDGKRPFKAAHLYQLLGKDFQEVDTLIPGDIGAVVKVDEIMFDAVLHDSHDEDYIHLKPMRFPQSMTGLSVETRRKGDEQRLFDILDKLALEDPTFIVERRPATNETVIMGLGDAHLKAKLEKMASQYKLEIDTKPPVIPYRETISQSAEGHYRHKKQTGGAGQFGEVFLRVEPLERGEGIDFVDEVKGGTIPGVFMPAVEKGVRQALEAGVLAGFPVIDLRVTVYDGKTHAVDSKEIAFVTAGRNAVIEAIRAAKPLVLEPVVDIEIIAPETAMGDITGDLSAKRGHITGTDSHSPGRMLISGKVPLSELPDYQSRLNALTSGRGHYAIELSHYAPLPAPLQQQLTSGFKLKEEDQ
- a CDS encoding TIGR02450 family Trp-rich protein, translating into MLPTPPRLNPKKLLLSKWTAASPRNKEKHFIVTELIEPEPPDIKIEFVELEAVYSGRSFILPWHELTDPRQWLQGWK
- a CDS encoding SOUL family heme-binding protein, translating into MKKLLSILTGVFLAGCSIVGIRSANEPVYQVLRDEGQIQVRQYQALVVAETEIGADYKTSSSEGFQRLAGYIFGKNKTQEKLAMTAPVTQEKASTTLDMTAPVIQQKSAGKWRMAFVLPQDYTLENAPIPLDPAVVVIEIPARKVAVLTYSGSLSEQGIIENATALTEWVSTQAYKTLSQPRSAAYDPPWTLPFMRRNEIHIDIE
- the ppsA gene encoding phosphoenolpyruvate synthase, whose protein sequence is MPKSYKYLRWFEELNLSDIPLVGGKNASLGEMYRALGSEGVKVPNGFAVTAEAYRYMLNKAGAWQALHDVLDTLNPDDVNDLARRARQAREIVYAAPLPEDLEQEILNGLAELQSQYDEALTVAVRSSATAEDLPTASFAGQQDTYLNIAGGPALLDACKRCFASLFTDRAIHYRIDQGFDHFKVSLSIGVMKMVRSDLAASGVMFTLDTESGFKDVVFITGAYGLGENVVQGAVDPDEFYVHKPTFKQGYRCVLRRVLGAKKIKMVYSEGRTREAIRNIVTAAEERLRYCISDEEVLRLADYAIKIENHYSTEAGHHKPMDIEWAKDGMDGQLYIVQARPETVVSQRNAAVLENYRLDKPGQLLVTGHAVGSKIASGKVHVINHVNELPSFKPGEVLVADMTTPDWEPVMKTAAAIVTNRGGRTCHAAIISRELGVPAVIGCDNATTALARQTEVTVSCAEGDAGKVYSGLLKFTVDTTDLTRLEKPNTKIMLNLGNPELAFKINQLPNDGVGLARMEFIINEYIKAHPLALLHPERIQNSDERIRIDALTREYVKPEEFFIEKLSEGVGTLAAAFYPKPVVVRLSDFKTNEYATLLGGSWFEREEANPMIGFRGASRYTHPDYAEAFVLECRAMKRVREIMGLINVILMIPFCRTIHEAEKVLAFMAEQGLKRGEQDLKIYVMCEIPNNVILIDEFSRYFDGFSIGSNDLTQLTLGVDRDSEIVADVFDERDAGVKAIIRMAVEGAHRNGRHSGICGQAPSDFPEMAEYLVELGIDSISLNPDSVLKTTQHILAVEKRLEQEGRSSNSQLKDKKGES